The Deltaproteobacteria bacterium genomic interval CATATCGATAAAGTCAATGACGATGAGACCACCCAGATCTCTTAGTCTTAACTGTCTTGCAACCTCTGCGGCTGCCTCCATGTTTGTTTTGAAAGCCGTATCTTCAATATTTTTTTCAGATTTGGATTTTCCCGAATTGACGTCAATAGAAACAAGGGCCTCTGTCGGATCGATAACAATGCTGCCTCCTGATTTAAGGGGGACACGGTTGTTGTAAATCGATTCTATCTGTGCTTCCAGGTTGAACCTTGAAAAAAGGGGGATATTCTCCTGGTAGAGCTTTACCTTTGACTGGCTCCTGGGCATCATGATTTTCATGAAGTCTTTTGCTTTTTTGTAGGCATCCAGGTTGTCAATAAGAACTTCTTTAACATCGGTAGTGAAATAATCCCTTATGCTGCGTAAAACAAGGTCGCTTTCACGGTAGATTGATGAAGGGGCTTTGGTGCTTTTTGCCTTGCCCTTGATGATATTCCACATCTTGAGCAGGTTGTTAAGGTCACGTTTCAGATCGGGTTTAGACCGGCCCATACCTGCCGTTCTGATAATGACACTCATATCTTCGGGGAGTTTAAGCTGGGAAAGGATCTCTTTGAGCTTGGTCCTCTCCTTTTCGTCTTCGATCTTTCTTGATACCCCCCCCTTTTTTGAGCCGGGCATAAGGACCAGGTACCGGCCTGCGATAGAGAGATAGGTTGTAAGGTAGGCCCCTTTCGAGTCTCTCTCATCTTTTACGACCTGGATTGTTAATGATTGCCCCGCTTTCATAACTTTTTCTATGGTTGGCTTTGGGCTTTTCGATTCTCCCTCAACATAGCTGTCCCTGCCATAAAGGGAAGGGTGGACCTCGCTAAAAGGGAGAAAACCATGCTTGCTTCCTCCGAAATCTACAAATATGGCATGAATGGAGGGTTGTATTTTGGTGATGACACCTTTGTATACATTTCCCTTTAATAGTTCTTTGCTTGAGTATTCTACCTCAAGCTCCTGCAAAACCTCTTCTTCAACGATGGCCACTCTTGTTTCCTCGTGGTGTTTTGCGTTAATAAGCATTGCGCTCTTCATTAAATCCTCTTCTTCTTGTTTAGTTGTTTTATGGTATTGACAAATAGAAGATATTGCTCTTCTTTCCGTCGGGATTGCTAACCTGTAATGATAATTCCGCAGGAGAGTCCGACAGGGGGGTCCTGTCATAGACCAGCAGGTTGCATCCTTTGTAGGTGATATCTCCCTTGATTTCTTTTCCGTTGACGAGGGGCAAGGCGCCCCAGAGGAAATTTTCTCCCTCGATGACCAGTTCATAGTGGCCGTCATATTTTATGCCCATTGAAATATCATAAATGACGGGTATCCCCTCAATATAAAAATTGTGAGCAAAAGACGCATTCCCTCCCATATTGACAGCTTTAATATGGTGGAGTCCGCTTTTTGCCTGGGGAATTTTTATTTCCATCTCTTTACTGCTGATAAAAGTGCTTCCAACAACAATGTCGTCAAATAAAATTCGTGTTTTCTCTGTAAAATTGTCTCCCTTAAGGAGAACAATCCTGTTGGCAGAGGCTGTGCAGTAATAGATCCGGGCAGGCAAAAGAGAGGAGATGACAGGGCGAGACTCTTTGACTTTTAATGCCAGAACATTGCTTTTGCAGCGCTTTTTTCCATTCAGGTAGAGCGGGTAATTTCCGGCCGCCAGTTTAGGAATACCGAAAGATATCAGTCCTTCCTCGACATAGTTATAGGGGACCTTCTTTTCGTCAATGTAAAGACTGCCTCCCTGCACAAAATGCTCTACATACATCTTGACCGGCGTTGAGGGTTCCCCCTGGCTTGGCATAATGCTGAATATTTTCGTGCCGCAAATTTCTGCTTTTTCCCCTTCTTTTTCAGAGTTCCTTGCCCATACTGCATTACAATGGTACAGAATAGCGGCGGTGGCAATAAAAGCAGTCAAATATGTCAGGTTTTTCTTCTTTATCATTCCTTAATGGCCTTCTCTGCGAAAATCTGGGCGGAAAAAATTTCTATTTTAACCCCTCTTTTCCATTCATCTCCCGAGAGTCCCGCTTTTATACAGGTACGAGAGAGAAAGGTTTCCACATCCCAGCCATACTCTACAGCTACCTGGGGCAGGAGTACCCCCCTGTAGCCCCCCTTTGTTACGTAGATACCGTGCCTGCCGATTTCAATTTCTCCAATATCTTTTGTCTCCCTCAGTGGAGAAAGGACTGAAATTTCGAAATCTATGTCCTCAAGTTCACAGGATTGTAAGGGCGAAAACCTGGGATCCTTGAAGGCAGCGCTTACTGCCATAGCGGCTATCGTTTTATAAAGGGGAAGGCCGGATTCAAAAATACCGATGCAGCCACGGAGTTCTCCTTTTTTATGAAGGGTAACGAAGGCCCCCCCTTTACGCTCAAGTCCGGGCAACTTACGGGAGGGTGTTTCCTCTTTTCCCTCGACTTTATCAATGACGGCCTTTCTTGCAATGGCAAGGAGCGCCCTCTTCTCTTCCTCTTTCAGTGGCCTTTCTTCCATCTGAAATAATCCTCTAATATTTTTCTGTGATCAAAAGCAATGTCTCCGGGAAGGCTGCTTTCCTTAAAGAGGCCCACCTCAAGGGCATCATCCCGAGCTGCAGGTTTGCCGGTAGCCTTGCCGATAAAAGCGGTGCTTATTGTGTGCTGCCTGGGATCTCTTGAAGGATCAGAATAGGTATGCATCTGCCTAACAAGTTCAACGTCAAGTGAGGTTTCTTCCTTTGCTTCTCTCACTGCGGCATCTTCCAGCGATTCACCGTAATCGACAAATCCACCTGGTATGGCCCATCCGAAAGGAGGATTTTTCCTTTTTATAAGAACGATATAGCCTGTTTGCAGTTCAATGATGATGTCGACAGTAGGGATGGGATTCCTATATTTCAAGGCGAAGACTCATAGGGTCAATACAGATGATAAATCAATATATTTTACAAGGACTTATACTTTATAGCACAGCCAGGGCATGTAGTCAAAAGAATTTATTTTTCTTTTGCTGATTCCAGGTTGACTGGAGGGGCTTAAAATCCTCCTTTCGAGGTGAAAATGTCTTTTTTCCTTGCCCCTGCCGTCACTATTTATTAAAATCACCCCTTTGTACTTTTCAATCTTAAGTAAAAAGCGGGAAGAAAACAATGAACAAACTTAATATGAGTTATGACAACATAATTGCAGGAAACGGTATCGGTATCTCCATCACTGGTATGTTAATCGTTTTTTCAGCGCTGATTCTCATCTCTCTTTTTATCTCTATGCTTCCGAAACTACTCCCCGCCCTGGAAAAACTATTTCCCGAACAACACCATCATGGAGCTGCAGTAAAAAAGGAAGAAGATCATACTCCCATCCTGGCAGCTATTGGTTATGCGCTTTATTGCAAGAAAACAGGAACATTACCAAAAAAATAAAGGTAAGTTGGAAAAGCACATCTTTTACCTTAAAAAAATGAGGAATTCAGGTGGATATATTTTTACAATTTTTAGGAACGACTGCATTTGCCACGATGACCATGGGAAATTTCATCATGATCATCATCGGTATTATCTTTGTTACCCTGGCAATAAGAAAAGACTATGAGCCCTTACTCCTGGTACCGATCGGATTTGGCGTTATTGTGGGCAATATTCCACCCATACCCGGGATGGGTCTTAGTGTGTATGATGAAGGGAGTGTCCTAAGGTATATCTATTTTGGCGTCAGCCAGGGGATTTTCCCACCCCTCATCTTTCTTGGTATCGGTGCAATGACCGATTTTTCGACCATGCTCTCAAATCCAAAGCTTGTTTTACTCGGTGCTGCTGCCCAGATCGGTATCTTTCTGACCCTGTTAGGTGCCCTTTTCCTCGGTTTCTCTCCCGCGGAATCGGGAGCCATCGGTATTATCGGCGGGGCAGACGGACCAACGGCAATCTTCCTGTCATCCAAACTGGCTCCCCATCTTTTGGGCTCCATTGCCATAGCCGCTTATTCATACATGGCACTGGTACCGGTTCTTCAGCCGCCTGTTATGAAATTATTAACAACCCGTGAAGAGCGTTTAATTCGCATGCCGCCACCCAGGTTTGTTTCCCAGAGGGAAAAAATCATATTTCCCATTGCGGCCTTTTTGATTGCATCCTTTATTGCACCCGGGGCGATTGTTCTTATTGGTATGCTCTTTTTCGGTAATCTATTAAAAGAAAGCTGCGTTACTGAACGTCTTGCCAATACGGCCAGAAATGCAATGATTGACATTGTTACCATTTTACTCGGTTTTTCTGTGGGAGCAAGTACACAGGCACAGACCTTCCTGACGCCTCAATCCTTACTCATCTTTGGACTTGGTGCACTTTCTTTTATAGTTGCAACAGCAGGAGGGGTTTTATTTGCCAAGTTTATGAATTTATTTCTAAAGGAAAAAATCAATCCACTGGTTGGTGCGGCAGGTGTCTCGGCCGTACCCGATTCAGCCAGGGTTGTTCAGGCGGTGGGTCAGAAGGAAGATCCACATAATTTCCTTTTGATGCATGCCATGGCACCAAATGTGGCAGGTGTACTCGGTTCTGCCATTGGAGCCGGTATTCTTTGGTCCGTTCTGGTTAATTAGAGTTTACAAATTAATTTAAAACAATATAAGGGTAGCTATGAGAAAAAAAGTTAAGTTTATGTGTACAGCCTTCAGGGACGGCCTTCAATCGGCCTATGGGGCACGTGCCTATACGGAAGACTTTATGCCCGCTGTTGAAGCGGCCCGCGATGCGGGAATCAGATATTTTGAGGCGGGAGGCGGCGCACGTTTTCAGTCGCTTTACTTCTATTGTAATGAAGATGCCTTCGCTATGATGGATCGTTTCCGTGAAGTGGCCGGCCCCGAT includes:
- a CDS encoding Rne/Rng family ribonuclease, translated to MKSAMLINAKHHEETRVAIVEEEVLQELEVEYSSKELLKGNVYKGVITKIQPSIHAIFVDFGGSKHGFLPFSEVHPSLYGRDSYVEGESKSPKPTIEKVMKAGQSLTIQVVKDERDSKGAYLTTYLSIAGRYLVLMPGSKKGGVSRKIEDEKERTKLKEILSQLKLPEDMSVIIRTAGMGRSKPDLKRDLNNLLKMWNIIKGKAKSTKAPSSIYRESDLVLRSIRDYFTTDVKEVLIDNLDAYKKAKDFMKIMMPRSQSKVKLYQENIPLFSRFNLEAQIESIYNNRVPLKSGGSIVIDPTEALVSIDVNSGKSKSEKNIEDTAFKTNMEAAAEVARQLRLRDLGGLIVIDFIDMKQKKHIIEVEKTLKTDLKRDKARISLNRISKFGLLEMSRQRIKSSLIERSFVDCPHCGGSGTIKSIESNAVYLLRKIHESAAGRNVEKVDILLPSEVANYLQNRKRQELLKIEKDCKIKIEITGQSGIPVNSYNLEISRKEVPAEPEKEAPVKMEEAGKKESKPRKRPRPRRRPTSLKKREKPAGEEEKAATSNPESSAAGKEEENKGLIGRIRSVIKGE
- a CDS encoding sodium ion-translocating decarboxylase subunit beta, which encodes MDIFLQFLGTTAFATMTMGNFIMIIIGIIFVTLAIRKDYEPLLLVPIGFGVIVGNIPPIPGMGLSVYDEGSVLRYIYFGVSQGIFPPLIFLGIGAMTDFSTMLSNPKLVLLGAAAQIGIFLTLLGALFLGFSPAESGAIGIIGGADGPTAIFLSSKLAPHLLGSIAIAAYSYMALVPVLQPPVMKLLTTREERLIRMPPPRFVSQREKIIFPIAAFLIASFIAPGAIVLIGMLFFGNLLKESCVTERLANTARNAMIDIVTILLGFSVGASTQAQTFLTPQSLLIFGLGALSFIVATAGGVLFAKFMNLFLKEKINPLVGAAGVSAVPDSARVVQAVGQKEDPHNFLLMHAMAPNVAGVLGSAIGAGILWSVLVN
- a CDS encoding IPT/TIG domain-containing protein, which gives rise to MIKKKNLTYLTAFIATAAILYHCNAVWARNSEKEGEKAEICGTKIFSIMPSQGEPSTPVKMYVEHFVQGGSLYIDEKKVPYNYVEEGLISFGIPKLAAGNYPLYLNGKKRCKSNVLALKVKESRPVISSLLPARIYYCTASANRIVLLKGDNFTEKTRILFDDIVVGSTFISSKEMEIKIPQAKSGLHHIKAVNMGGNASFAHNFYIEGIPVIYDISMGIKYDGHYELVIEGENFLWGALPLVNGKEIKGDITYKGCNLLVYDRTPLSDSPAELSLQVSNPDGKKSNIFYLSIP
- a CDS encoding OadG family protein, with the translated sequence MNKLNMSYDNIIAGNGIGISITGMLIVFSALILISLFISMLPKLLPALEKLFPEQHHHGAAVKKEEDHTPILAAIGYALYCKKTGTLPKK
- the amrA gene encoding AmmeMemoRadiSam system protein A, which gives rise to MEERPLKEEEKRALLAIARKAVIDKVEGKEETPSRKLPGLERKGGAFVTLHKKGELRGCIGIFESGLPLYKTIAAMAVSAAFKDPRFSPLQSCELEDIDFEISVLSPLRETKDIGEIEIGRHGIYVTKGGYRGVLLPQVAVEYGWDVETFLSRTCIKAGLSGDEWKRGVKIEIFSAQIFAEKAIKE
- a CDS encoding NUDIX hydrolase codes for the protein MKYRNPIPTVDIIIELQTGYIVLIKRKNPPFGWAIPGGFVDYGESLEDAAVREAKEETSLDVELVRQMHTYSDPSRDPRQHTISTAFIGKATGKPAARDDALEVGLFKESSLPGDIAFDHRKILEDYFRWKKGH